Proteins encoded in a region of the Pigmentiphaga litoralis genome:
- a CDS encoding 3-isopropylmalate dehydratase large subunit: MTALQGQTIAQKILARHAGKDRVEVGEHVTCSPDHVVTQELYWPTHKANLDAIGMDTVARPDKAVIVIDHTPSAATGSRHAATHRLLKDLTAKLGIDNFFGPNTGLRHLVMVERGFARPGSLVFSDEGNIASIGAVGALNIAMSSDILVALLKDENWVTVPKTVRVNFHGKLTPGASARDVIQGILRDYGQGEFLQCCVEYGGPGLASLSMDDRQTILASTFHAMSDTAIMDVDDIALEYVAQRANGRPYEVLKSDPDAEYDQVIDIDLSAITPMVTVPPLQTNVWPVQSVAGQPIHQANIGSCAGNRLQDLRDAASLLRGRQIAKTVTMYVSPGSQNVYAEAAREGLLEVFANAGATVLSPGCNTCWGYLGVLNAGEVSISTHQFNYQGRNGSEESHVYLASPLTVAASALRGMICDPRIYLEDARAPLAGGDA, translated from the coding sequence ATGACCGCACTACAGGGGCAGACGATCGCCCAGAAAATTCTTGCCCGGCATGCCGGCAAGGACCGCGTCGAGGTCGGGGAGCACGTGACCTGCTCCCCGGATCACGTTGTCACGCAGGAACTCTACTGGCCCACCCATAAAGCCAATCTCGATGCCATTGGCATGGACACGGTGGCTCGCCCCGACAAGGCGGTGATCGTCATCGACCATACGCCATCGGCAGCAACCGGATCCAGGCATGCGGCCACGCATCGCCTGCTCAAGGATCTGACAGCCAAGCTGGGGATCGACAATTTCTTCGGGCCCAACACGGGGCTGCGGCATCTGGTCATGGTCGAGCGGGGCTTCGCCCGGCCGGGATCGCTCGTGTTTTCCGACGAAGGCAATATCGCCAGCATCGGCGCGGTCGGCGCGTTGAATATCGCCATGTCGTCCGACATTCTGGTCGCATTGCTCAAGGACGAGAACTGGGTCACGGTGCCGAAAACCGTGCGGGTCAATTTCCACGGCAAGCTCACGCCTGGCGCGTCGGCCCGCGATGTCATCCAGGGCATTCTGCGCGATTACGGCCAGGGTGAATTCCTGCAGTGCTGTGTCGAATACGGGGGGCCCGGCCTGGCCAGTCTCAGCATGGACGACAGGCAGACGATTCTTGCCTCGACCTTCCATGCCATGTCGGACACCGCGATCATGGATGTCGATGACATCGCCCTGGAGTATGTCGCGCAACGCGCCAACGGCAGGCCCTACGAGGTCCTCAAGAGCGACCCCGATGCCGAGTACGACCAGGTCATCGATATCGATTTGTCCGCCATCACGCCCATGGTGACGGTGCCGCCGCTGCAGACCAATGTCTGGCCGGTGCAATCCGTTGCGGGTCAGCCTATTCATCAAGCCAACATTGGATCCTGCGCGGGCAACCGGCTGCAGGACCTGCGCGACGCGGCAAGTCTTCTGCGCGGACGGCAGATCGCCAAGACCGTGACCATGTACGTGTCGCCCGGAAGCCAGAATGTCTATGCCGAAGCGGCGCGCGAAGGCTTGCTCGAAGTGTTCGCCAATGCCGGCGCGACGGTGTTGTCGCCGGGGTGCAATACCTGTTGGGGATACCTGGGCGTCCTGAATGCCGGTGAAGTATCCATCAGCACCCATCAATTCAACTACCAGGGCCGCAACGGCAGCGAAGAGTCGCATGTGTACCTGGCGTCGCCGCTCACAGTGGCCGCATCGGCGCTGCGCGGAATGATCTGCGATCCCCGCATCTATCTGGAAGATGCCCGCGCGCCCCTCGCCGGAGGTGACGCATGA
- a CDS encoding Bug family tripartite tricarboxylate transporter substrate binding protein — MPIRPALHRRRFIASTLLALTPVTWTIAQAADWPTKPIHLIFPYEAGGAGDLLTRELGEAMRDDLKVAFVTENKPGGGTVIGATYVARQPADGYTILINGPATNVIMPAIQPKVPYDPNKDFALIGLWAVVGNMISVNSAVPVKTVAELVAYSKKNPGKLFYSSPGAGTGPHLGAELFKQMTGADITHVPYKGAAGATLALVSGDVQVSFVNIPPQVPHVKSGKIRPLAVSMAARSTQLPDVPTAAEAGLPGYISESWFGLSVPAGTPADVRSKLEASMLKAAKNADLRAKLAANGVEVRPLPAAEFATYVAAEEQRLLPLIKKLNLQMQ; from the coding sequence ATGCCCATTCGTCCTGCGCTGCACCGGCGCCGCTTCATCGCCAGCACGCTGCTCGCCTTGACCCCGGTTACCTGGACAATCGCCCAAGCCGCCGATTGGCCGACCAAGCCGATCCATTTGATCTTTCCCTATGAGGCCGGCGGCGCGGGCGATCTGTTGACCCGCGAACTTGGCGAAGCGATGCGGGACGATCTGAAGGTTGCGTTCGTGACCGAGAACAAACCGGGTGGCGGCACCGTCATTGGCGCCACCTACGTGGCGCGGCAACCCGCCGACGGCTACACGATCCTGATCAATGGCCCCGCGACCAATGTCATCATGCCGGCCATCCAGCCCAAGGTGCCTTACGACCCGAACAAAGACTTTGCATTGATCGGCCTGTGGGCCGTGGTCGGGAACATGATCAGCGTGAACTCGGCGGTACCGGTCAAGACCGTTGCCGAACTGGTCGCGTACTCCAAGAAGAATCCAGGCAAACTGTTCTATTCCAGTCCGGGTGCCGGAACGGGTCCGCACCTGGGGGCCGAGCTGTTCAAGCAGATGACCGGCGCCGACATTACGCATGTGCCGTACAAGGGTGCCGCGGGGGCCACGCTCGCCTTGGTCAGCGGCGACGTGCAGGTGTCATTCGTCAACATCCCGCCGCAGGTGCCTCACGTCAAGTCCGGCAAGATCCGGCCACTCGCGGTATCGATGGCGGCGCGATCCACGCAGCTTCCGGACGTTCCCACCGCGGCCGAAGCGGGCCTGCCGGGCTACATTTCCGAATCATGGTTTGGGCTGTCGGTACCGGCTGGCACGCCCGCGGACGTTCGAAGCAAGCTGGAAGCGTCCATGCTGAAGGCCGCCAAAAATGCCGACCTGCGGGCCAAGCTGGCCGCGAACGGGGTCGAAGTCCGCCCCCTGCCGGCAGCGGAATTTGCCACGTATGTAGCGGCTGAAGAACAGCGTCTTCTGCCGCTGATCAAGAAATTGAACCTGCAGATGCAGTGA
- a CDS encoding phosphoglycerate dehydrogenase produces the protein MRAIQKGKVLVTAGSVANSPRALEAMRAAGHEVIVTTTPPSSDQAWINEQVKDIDALVFAMEPVNRNALEAAQRLRVIARPGVGFDSVDIDAATERGVIVTVAAGTNHESVADFTFGLMLQAMRGLTDAANNVRGGGWQRTIGTELWSKTLAVVGFGRIGQAVVKRARGFDMKVLVVSRSKPELAPGFENVSFVSLDEALAQADILSLHAPLTDATANMVNAESISRMKPGAFIINTSRGGLIDEAALADAVKSGRLGGAAVDVLCKQGAGSTSPLIGVPGIIVTPHMATFSRESIERVAMSVARSVVTALEGRMPEHTVNPQAWDAAGKAS, from the coding sequence ATGAGGGCGATACAAAAAGGCAAAGTGCTGGTAACCGCGGGTTCCGTCGCCAACTCGCCACGGGCCTTGGAAGCCATGCGTGCGGCTGGCCACGAGGTCATCGTAACGACCACGCCGCCATCCAGCGATCAGGCCTGGATCAATGAGCAGGTCAAGGATATCGACGCATTGGTGTTCGCCATGGAACCGGTGAACCGCAACGCGCTGGAAGCCGCACAGCGGCTGCGCGTGATTGCACGGCCCGGCGTCGGCTTCGACTCGGTCGACATCGACGCGGCAACCGAACGCGGCGTGATCGTCACGGTCGCGGCAGGCACCAATCATGAAAGCGTCGCCGACTTTACGTTCGGCCTGATGCTGCAAGCGATGCGCGGCCTGACCGACGCGGCGAACAATGTGCGGGGCGGCGGTTGGCAACGGACCATCGGCACTGAACTCTGGTCCAAGACGCTGGCTGTCGTGGGCTTTGGCCGGATCGGCCAGGCGGTCGTCAAGCGCGCCCGGGGCTTCGACATGAAAGTGCTGGTGGTGTCGCGCAGCAAACCCGAGCTTGCGCCCGGCTTTGAAAACGTATCGTTCGTGAGCCTGGACGAGGCCCTTGCCCAGGCGGACATCCTGTCCTTGCATGCGCCCCTGACCGACGCCACGGCCAACATGGTGAATGCGGAATCGATCAGCCGGATGAAGCCGGGTGCGTTCATCATCAACACATCGCGCGGCGGCCTGATCGACGAGGCGGCCCTGGCCGACGCCGTCAAAAGCGGCCGGCTGGGTGGCGCCGCGGTCGACGTGCTCTGCAAGCAGGGCGCAGGCAGCACCAGCCCGCTGATCGGCGTGCCCGGCATCATCGTCACGCCGCACATGGCGACGTTCTCGCGCGAGTCGATCGAACGCGTCGCCATGTCGGTGGCCCGCAGCGTCGTCACGGCACTGGAAGGTCGCATGCCGGAACATACGGTCAATCCACAAGCTTGGGACGCCGCAGGAA